A genomic stretch from Malus domestica chromosome 15, GDT2T_hap1 includes:
- the LOC103421366 gene encoding receptor-like protein EIX1: MDRVMRVVSLVRFLCIASITVSLCKGNLNVPCKENERQTLLMFKKDLNDSLNMLSSWVGEGDCCNWTGVACSNSTGHVHELHLAGNYNQVTGEKHGLGGKVNPSLLNLKQLSYLDLSYNNFEGLQIPSFLGSLKGLRYLNLSHAGFNGTIPHQLGNLSSLRYLDLSENLLMVENLKWLSGLSMLKHLDMSYVNLSKVSHWLQANTLPSLLVELHLHGCELYHIPTGVVNLTSLKVLDLYFNYFNSTIPTWLYRMSHLESLDLSGNALHGEILSSLGNLTALVDLILGSNQLEGEIPNSLGNLCKLTFVDLWFNNFRGRVSEIFESLSRCSSGQINLLDLSNNSFSGSIPVSLGNLSLLEELYIFSMLFEGIVSEVHFTNLTRLINFVANNNSLTLKTSPNWVPPFQLSMLTLSFWRLDPSELPAWLKSQKHLISLNMSNTGISGTIPTWFWNIFSLNAVTFVDLSCNQLFGEVPNIVSAKWPKQKPSNSLFSKIAIRLGFNQLNGSLPLVSSIVSALDLSNSSFSGTLSHFFCDRSDVPKTLQVLHVGNNLLTGEIPDCWLHWQNLTSLNLEDNNLTGKIPSSIGDLLSLRSLHLRNNNLSGELPVSLQNCEQLLLLDLGGNKFVGSIPIWFGQSLVVLSLRSNKFHGAIPDELCSLMNLQILDLGYNNLSGMIPRCFQNLSSMAITFPRSTSFEVFSEYDAGYGVAIAGMVYYDETTYIESAVFVTKGKEVKYNTMLGLVASLDLSSNMLSGEIPEELTSLIRLQTLNLSDNLLTGRIPSKIGDMAMLESLDLSVNQLSGEISPSISNLTFLNYLNLSYNNLIGQIPKSTQLQSFDLSTYAGNKLCGPPLEERCITNEAMPLVVDEKQGEGHLLEDGGFYLSLGLGFAFGFWIVLGSLLSNVPWSNAFSRFQNRIVKKLYAAIVKRY, translated from the exons ATGGATAGAGTCATGAGAGTTGTTTCACTAGTCAGGTTTCTATGCATTGCGTCTATTACAGTTAGCTTATGCAAAGGAAACCTGAATGTTCCTTGTAAAGAAAATGAGAGACAAACACTTCTTATGTTCAAGAAAGATCTTAATGATTCTTTAAATATGCTTTCCTCTTGGGTTGGTGAAGGCGATTGTTGCAACTGGACCGGTGTTGCCTGCAGTAATTCAACGGGTCATGTCCATGAACTCCACCTTGCTGGTAATTACAATCAAGTGACTGGTGAGAAACATGGTTTGGGTGGTAAGGTAAATCCTTCTCTGCTCAATTTAAAGCAACTCAGCTACTTGGACTTAAGCTACAATAATTTTGAAGGACTACAAATTCCTAGCTTTCTAGGTTCTCTTAAAGGTTTAAGATATCTTAACCTCTCACATGCAGGGTTCAACGGAACCATTCCTCATCAGTTGGGAAATCTTTCAAGTCTACGTTATCTGGACCTTTCTGAAAACTTGTTGATGGTCGAGAATCTCAAATGGCTCTCTGGTCTTTCTATGTTGAAACATCTTGACATGAGTTATGTAAATCTTTCCAAAGTATCTCATTGGTTACAAGCAAACACACTCCCTTCTCTGCTGGTCGAGTTACATTTGCATGGCTGCGAACTTTATCACATACCAACTGGTGTTGTGAACTTGACAAGTCTTAAAGTTCTTGATCTGTACTTTAACTATTTCAACTCTACCATACCTACATGGTTGTACCGTATGAGCCATCTTGAGTCCCTCGACCTTTCTGGCAATGCTTTGCATGGTGAAATTTTGAGTTCCCTTGGAAACTTGACAGCCCTTGTTGATCTTATATTAGGTTCGAATCAGCTTGAAGGGGAAATCCCAAACTCATTGGGAAATCTTTGTaagttgacttttgttgatctATGGTTCAACAATTTTAGGGGGAGGGTATCAGAAATCTTTGAAAGTTTGTCTCGGTGTAGTTCTGGTCAAATAAATCTTTTAGATCTTTCGAATAATTCTTTTTCAG GTTCCATTCCAGTGTCCTTGGGCAACCTATCACTCTTAGAGGAGTTGTACATTTTTAGCATGTTATTCGAGGGTATTGTCTCTGAAGTTCATTTTACAAATCTTACAAGGTTGATTAACTTTGTTGCAAATAACAACTCCTTGACTCTTAAAACCAGCCCAAACTGGGTTCCTCCTTTTCAACTTTCTATGTTGACTTTAAGTTTTTGGCGTCTGGACCCATCAGAGTTGCCTGCATGGCTTAAGAGTCAAAAACATTTGATTTCTCTTAACATGTCCAATACAGGAATTTCAGGTACCATTCCAACTTGGTTTTGGAACATTTTTTCGCTTAATGCAGTGACCTTTGTAGATCTCTCATGTAATCAGTTGTTTGGCGAGGTTCCAAACATAGTTTCTGCCAAGTGGCCAAAACAAAAGCCTTCcaattctttgttttcaaaaatCGCGATTCGGTTAGGGTTTAACCAGCTCAATGGTTCATTGCCTCTTGTGTCTTCCATAGTGTCTGCATTagatctttccaattcatcattTTCGGGaactctctctcatttcttttGTGATAGGAGTGATGTACCTAAAACCCTTCAAGTTCTTCATGTTGGCAACAATCTCCTCACTGGAGAAATTCCTGATTGTTGGTTACACTGGCAAAACTTGACATCTTTGAATTTAGAAGACAACAATTTGACGGGAAAAATTCCAAGCTCTATTGGAGACTTACTTTCCCTTCGATCATTGCACTTGCGCAATAATAACTTATCTGGAGAATTACCCGTCTCCCTACAAAATTGTGAGCAGTTGTTACTTTTGGACCTTGGTGGAAACAAGTTTGTTGGAAGCATTCCAATATGGTTTGGCCAAAGCTTAGTAGTTCTTAGTCTTCGTTCAAATAAGTTCCATGGCGCCATTCCTGATGAACTCTGTAGTCTCATGAATCTCCAAATCTTGGACCTTGGGTATAACAATCTCTCGGGAATGATACCAAGATGTTTCCAAAATTTGTCATCCATGGCCATTACCTTTCCAAGAAGTACCAGTTTTGAAGTTTTCAGTGAGTATGATGCTGGGTATGGTGTTGCGATAGCTGGTATGGTTTATTATGACGAGACCACCTACATAGAGAGTGCAGTTTTTGTGACCaaaggcaaagaggtgaaataTAACACAATGCTTGGTTTGGTAGCTAGTTTGGacctttcaagcaacatgtTATCTGGAGAAATCCCTGAAGAGCTGACCAGCCTCATTCGCTTACAAACGTTGAATTTATCGGATAATCTTCTAACCGGAAGGATACCTTCCAAAATCGGTGATATGGCAATGTTAGAGTCACTTGATTTGTCCGTGAACCAACTTTCTGGAGAAATTTCTCCAAGCATCTCGAATTTGACATTTCTTAATTATCTGAATTTGTCCTATAACAATCTGATAGGGCAAATTCCAAAAAGCACTCAGCTTCAGAGCTTTGATCTGTCCACTTATGCTGGCAATAAACTTTGTGGACCTCCATTAGAAGAGCGTTGCATTACAAATGAGGCCATGCCACTGGTAGTTGATGAGAAACAAGGAGAAGGTCATTTACTTGAAGACGGTGGGTTCTATCTGAGCTTGGGGCTTGGATTTGCATTCGGGTTTTGGATTGTTCTTGGTTCATTGTTGTCTAATGTGCCATGGAGCAATGCATTTTCTCGGTTCCAAAATCGCATTGTGAAGAAGCTTTATGCTGCAATCGTCAAACGTTATTAA